The DNA sequence tcaccgttaaagccaagaatataagtGAGGTGTCTGTAATGTCGTAAGTAACACTGAACTGTGTTGATGACAACAAATTAGTAAATAACTTTATTCTAAGCGTTATTTTGTGTTATAGTTCTACATTATTATGTTACTTGCATGATAAGTAAATAACTTCGGGACACTGACGGCATCAGCTACATAGCTAGTCTCTGGCAATACAACAGTAACGTTGagaattatttttcaatctaaatcactaatattttttcttttttcgtctTGAATCAGAATCAGTAATCACTAATATTCCAAGTAGCAGTAATGAACTTCAATCAAATCCGTTCATGCTGTGTGTAAACTGTAAAATGTGACGCTCTCTAGtaccatatttttttttacaaccAACCAAACATTAATAGTTATTAAGTCTTACAAACATTATTTCCCATGTTTGTTAATGTCTAAACATGCAAATTAAAGAATTCTCTAAATTGAAATGTGTCAACTTTTTACATatacttttttttgtattattattcaGCAGAATTTAATTGATAACGAAGATCCAGCCTTATACATATATCGATTTCAAACAAAATTTGAAGTTAAACCTACAAATCTAAACAATAAAATACTTAACAAGCATATACTTCTTTATTTGTTTGCTAGATTTTTAGTAGGGAAATGGAGAACTAGCATTAGCTTCTTTTTGGTTGGGGTACACGTAAAACAGCCCATTTCTGACTCTTGGGCCTTCCATATAAAATCATGGCacctttataatttattatgtgagtttaattttgatatggtaaataattttatatatttatttagttaaatttatgtgcttaaataattttttaagtaagaattttaaatattaattatctttattaatgtaataattcataattaattatttgtgtaaaattttttattattaattatatatacaaattaaattcatattatatacttaaaaaacctttttataCACAAAAAGTAATACTACAAAACTCTTAAAAGATTTCACCCAACcaagattttgaatttctatATACCAAAATATTGAATATACAAAATCACTAGAGTTTAATTATGATGTATTGATGGTggttcaattatattttttttggaatgttcatttattaattatgatgtATTTATGGTGgttcaattatatattttttgaatgtttatttatataattaatatgaaaattatttatttttactgatataatattaattatttagatacatgtttgaaattattttatttattaaaattaatcttttaataaaaagaaaaaagaaggaaataagTAAGTCAAATACTAAAATAGGGtctaataaattcaaaaacaccAAGCCACATGATAAATCATTTGTAAATCACTAGCAAAGCAAACAAGATGTTtggtataaatttaaaaaacaataaatgaacgaaaaaaaattaaaaaataggttTAAGTAGGAAGAATGAGAAGGTGTCAGTAATTTGAAGTCTTGTAATATCATTCCAAAACGGACTTTTATTACCACGGGTCCACTAAATTGAATAATTGATGATATGCTAAACTTATTCAGTTCATCTGTTGCACAACCTTTTTTATGGTGACTCTTCAAATAATTAGCACcggtttttaggaaaaaatgttagttattttttaattttcagtttttattcaatctttttaagaatttattattatttaataatttaaatatcaacttctatatattagattattagttgtgcaaaaaatcaaaaaaattatttattttttattctctcttttttaaaaattaaataaaagaccATATTTAAATGATAtctaattgattaaaaattataaataaaaaaacctcTAAAACAGCTTTCAAATGAACACttacacatttttatttttaatatcaaattaacaatgatatttttttaattataaactgctgtagtatttttttaaatgtgaaataatttaatttagaaaataGGATTCGAATTGTCAATCCAATTTTATTAAGAGGTACAGAAATcagattttctaatttttaggtAAAAAATTGGACCATCGAATTTGTGTATTCGAATCTTCTGTTTcgtgtttaaaaaaaattggagtacatcaaaaaaattttaattttttaaatacaaatttaaagtacgcaaatttttttaattttttaaacacaaattaaaaagttcaatttgtgtaccttccataatttaaaaaacacaaaaaaaaattataatattaaaatatatcattcttctatctttatatctaaattttttagccAAACTATTACACAGTTACACtttgttgaaaataaaaaggattatataattatattataatatgaGGAATAGAAACAGGGACGCTtattaaacatgaaaaaaaatgttgaatTATTAATCTTAATTTAGTATATACTTAACATCATTGAAATCAGCGAGTTATTATATACTTAATTTAACAGATGATTATCCGTGTGAACCGATAGTCACTGTAGATTGTAGTAAGATCGTACAGTAATAAATTAGTTGTTATTATGAAGTAATTCTTAACCGCATGCAATAATAAAACGAAATCAAACGCACGAGCCACTCACCATGATCATCATGTAAATCTCTAATAAGTCTAACCAAGTAGTATTAACATACGGCACAATACCCCAAGAGAAAGAGACTCTAATTAATAAGTAAAcgacaaaaagaaaattgaaacgGCATGACAGAAACTGATCGAGAGTGAACACACAGTTAGCTGCAACAAAAAGTTAAAACGACAAAAcggaagcagaagcagaagcagaataGGAATGACGCCATATTCACACAATCCAAAAAGTTAGTTGAAGAAAGGTTTTGAATCAGACACCATGTTCATGTTGGCGTTCATATTCTGAAGGAGAAGCCTCCGCTCCGAGAGTTTCGTCAGCAACCCTAACTGCTCCACTGAGAAGACGCACAAACCCTTCGACGACATCACCGTCTGCGCCACCGGAGAGTTCACCAGCACCTGCAGCAACTGGTTCCTGCTCAGCCTCTCCAAGTCGCCGAACCCGAACACACAGCCGCCGCCATTGTTGAAGGAGGGTGACGGTGGTGCGTGGTAGGGCATGGATTGAAGAACGGAGACCTGAACCTGCAAGAACTTAACATAGCTGTAGGCTTGTTCGAAAAGTGTGGCCTGATCCATCTTCTTGTCCCATGGCATCAACTTCTGGAGGCAGCGAGTCTTCTCGCTGAGCTTCTGCCTTCTCTGGCGAGCAAAGTTGCTCTTCTGAGGAAGGGGTTTTGCTCGGAGGGAGGACGGCGGAGACGATGACGATGATGAACACGAAGAGTAGGTGAGGCGGGGGCGTTTTGGGATGAAGTTGAAGGGTTCAAGAGTGGGGTGAAGAGTAAGGTGGTTTGGTAGTTGTGGTTGTGGAGGGTGGTCGGTGAGGAAGGAGAGGAGGGAGGGGTTGAGGTTTAGGAGTGATTGGAGGCTCATTCCTGAAAACATGGGGTCTATGCTGTAGGGCTCCATGGATATCATCAACTGCCAAATTGGAGACTCCAAATTGTCTCTTCATTTATATAGATTGGAGAGACACGTGGAGTGGAGGGATTGGGTGAGAGGTTAGCGGCAAGGGAATTATCCTTCATATACAGCtggctctctctctctctctcaaatttagtttgtttctttgtttgttATATGTGATGGGCGCTGCTCTGCTCTCCGTACTCATGCATGCTCGTTTCTGCTTCTTTTCTTTAGCTTCATTACACTTCTTTTAATCTCTTTTAATTCTATTCAGCAGGTCCGttacaatattaattatataataatacatataaacACAATTACTTTGATTTATTATTACATAACGAATCCATTCACATATCATTTGAATGGGCATGAGTATGAAATGATTTGCAAACCGAAAAAAGGGAGGGGTATATGTGGAATTACGGTAAAAAATATACGGAGAGGCTTGGAATTTGGTAACGAGGATATATGTGTGGTGTGTTGATGTTAGCATGAGTGGCTTTACACGTGACGGCACTTCCTGGAGACGGCTATATAAAAACCCATATGATCAAGGAATGTTGCACAGCTATGATAATTTTTGTTGTACTAATTCGTGCAATGAATATGTAATTCAATCATATAGCGCTGCCACAGCCGCTCCATTTGTTGTTCTAAAGTGAAGCATGCACTACAGTCTGCAGACAAAATGTCAGAGCAAAAAGAATACACCAACAATACTCTCATTTTTCGTCTTATATTTACTATCATACCATGCTAGCTATTACCGTTAAATAACACACAGGTGGTACAGGACAACCTTCTCCAAATCTGTGTATGCCCCAACATAGCATCCCatagaaataaaatatgattGAATTCATACACCAAAAATATTGCCCGACACCATGCTTTTCTAATTCGATAGATAAATAGTAAGAACATGTAGGTGGCTTCTAGGGTGGGCCTGCTATTTCTGGTGCTGCGAGAACCAGCTGTTTTATGACATGCCTTAAGCAGATTGGAGTATTTgccccccaaaaaaaaaaagcagttTGGGGTATAAGTTGTAGGTGTTttgtattgtttttgttttctatcGGCTAATAAAAAAGTTAGGGATTACCACTTTTTAAgataattatccaaatatttttaaatcaaatgtataaataatttgttaattaCAAAAATCATTACCCACTTATAGAAAAAAaggtattttttgttttctctgttgcatttaaaatatttttaaaaaattcttagccagacattttaatttttaactaaaattaattaatcctTTAGTCCCACTATTTTATTCTGCCACTCTACTATTCTGCTTCGTCGCTCTTCTCGTAAGTTCtcatttcctttttttctttttttattaatttctctgcatattctatattttattaattttgaatctGATTATTATGCAAGTGGAAGGAGAGGTGGAGCTAGTGCAGTATACGAAGATGGTGATgttgaagagaaagagaaagacaTTAATTTATGGTGATCTTGACAATGTGTCTTGGTCATAAAATTGGATTATCAGAGACGGCAAAGTtggaaaataatttgaattcaGGTGCTGAATGTGGCATTTTATCAAATGAAAGATCAGAATTCTTCACAAGTGAATCTCTCTTGAAATTGTATGTTTATAAACTTGAGAATTCTGCTTTCATCAGAGATTAGCATTAAGAGGAAAAAGATGAAAGGGAAGGTCTTTCCATGGTCATATGATATGTGAAATAGTGAGTGGAGGATTCTAGGAGAGTGAGGTTCTTCGTTGGATGctagaagacgaagaagaagattaTAAAAGCACAAAAATGAGGTCTTTTTGGCACACAACAGCCTAGGGATCAATTCGTCCCTTGGATTTGTATCACTTAATGTCTAACTCACCCACTAAATGTGACACGTTGGACAGTTTTGTTAGGATTTAACAAAGCAAAATGACCCAGGGACCAATACGACTCACGGAATAAAACCTAAcagattaattaattttagttgggacTATAATGTTTGGtatgaaattttttagaaattaaaatgtgtaaatactttaaaatatatttttatctttaaaatttgtcaaaaatttaaaatatggtCAATTTTATGATACTTATGAATTGGTATCTAATTATTgtctatattattttttatgacaaattttaaatatttaaaattatttacttttatatttgagtaaaatattatttttgtctctaaCATTTGGGATAAGTCTTATTTGTGTCCCTAATATTAAATAGTTATATTTGTATTCCTAAAgtttgtaaaagtgatttaaTGTTATCTTATCATCAATTACACGTCATGAGTTTTAGTTGGAGctttgaaaatcttttttttttgaaattagaatataAATGTCTAAGATAAAACCATGATCCACTCTGAAAAATAGTTCATCAAAAATTGAAACTAATCCCTAcaatatttacataattcacttttctagggacATAATTGAACCTAAAAACAAATAGTGAGTACAATATTGAAATCGAACACATTCAAGTGAGacctaattaagaataaattgatGAACCTAATTAACATCATCGTTCTACCAAATTTTAATGTCCTTCCTCAAAGAAGAGGTACAAACTCGAGAGACAGCAGCAGATGTATCACTGCAGGCCATTGACCTTAGTTCaagcacatgaaaaacatcGTCAAGAAATCGCTTTCCGCAAAAAAATTCATCGGTAGCAACGAGGACAAAGTCATCGTAACCTCTATCACGGAAAATCCTCCTGGACAATTGAAAAGTTTAGTTATATAAGTTTTCTATATCTAAAAACTGaatttcgttaattatttaatattgactTAACGGCAGGATTACATTAAAGCTAAacgaaaattttttgaatttaaataagacGCTTTAAATGTTAAACGTCAAAACAGAATTAGACTCAAAtgtaaaaaactaatttagtattttattctaaaagaaaatgtaaaactttaaaaaaaaaaaaaactttttatatatttaaaggGAAAAAAAGTACTTTATCATTGTCGTTAACAAATTTAGAGAATACTTTTactataataactaataattcAATTACATTTTTAATAGTTTACACATGCAAAATgataaaactttttttatttaaaagaatttaattttaatacactaataatataaaatattttatatagtcTTTCAATAACATCCAATTTTTTAGAATTGACCATTCATGCTAATTGAAATACATGTAAAGTTAGCTTATATTAAGCGCTTATTATTTTTCGTGTGTAAGAGAGAAGAGTGTATTTCAAAATGATGTGAGAAGAGATGAATTTTAGGCTGCAATGGTTTAAACAAATCGGTACCTCcaatttgtttcattttttaaatcaacaatcacaaatcggacggttcgatttatatttttgaaaataaaaaaaattttaatgttaaaattggactgtccaatttttatttttttaaaaaataaaaaatacaaatcggAGGGTTCGAtttgtagtttattttttttctttaaacaaaTCAGACCGTCTGATTTGAATAATACCAATAAAAAAACACCATATCAAAAAAAATACCTCatctttcaataataatatattagatatatatttaatcaatataaaaaacattaacatccatcaaaattaaattaaaaaaaaaaaccaacgCATGTGTTTCCGGGTTACATAGTCTGACATcagaaaacttttaaaaaagcAACCAATCACAACATTTGCTCCCTCAAGTCACAAAGGACCAATTTAGACGgcaaaaaatgtatatatagttttatttttattaaaaaaaagagcgaaaatagaaagtgtagcattaaatttataaaagtaaCATCTTCCGTGCTTATAGTCTAAGGCGCATAATTTCTTTTCCAGTTTTATAGAACTGATGGACCTGGATCCCCTCCTAAGACAAagaactaagaaaaagaaatgatgaTAAAGtttcaaaaaagagaaaatttagaATTTCGTAAGAATTCTAATATTTCCGCCAaagtttaaaaaagaaaaatcgaaCATAAAtgcatagatatttttttttcgcaGCAGATAACACTTTATCCTTCAATTATTTAAGATATTTAACTCTCTTTTTGTAACAAATAACGTAATTCCACTGATGCAAATGTCACTGCATTTCCACCTTAGTACTACCTGAGTTTCCAAACATTATCAGAGGAATATCCATCGTACTAACATCATTCCTCAATCGTTATCAACCACAGGTGACAACTCGATACAAGGACGACAACAGCACCGCAGCGCAGACCCCTTGCAAAAAGAAAAGCAACGGAACCAAAAAGTAAAAACCCTAGGAACTCGCAGGTTTCCCCAAAGCCAAACTCATcatctattttctatttaccATCTTGGGAGCATTGATTAGGAAAATCACACTCCAGGAGAATAAAGCAATGCCACTAAATtaaccttttcttttttccctgATTTTCATTTCCTGTTACATAAGAGTAAACAATGCCCCTACACCTAAATGAATTAACAATCAAAGGTCAAGAAAACTGTACACAAGAATGACTTAAAAAGGAGTACAAGATATGCTTTTTAACAGACCCACCACACTAAAAGAGGCAGGCAGCTCTGGATGATGAACCACACTCCAAATAATCTAACAACGGTGGTTTCACCGGGCAAGCTCTCTATCACGGAGCCATGCAAAATTTCTAACGATCCCACATGGCCTGGTATATGGCAGGTCTGTGCTTCAACCAATGAACCATCTCCCTGTCCAGTGGTGTGTTATTTATTACAGCATCTAACATTGGGCTACCAAAGAATTTGGGAAAACTTTTGAATGTCCATATCTGGTCCTTGGGCCAAGGTCTCTGCGGTTGCTTCTCCTGTGGATAAATACACACAAATACACATGTTTAATCACCAACAGTGAAGTCAAGATATCACACAGAAGATCTCGGTATTAGTTTCAAACTCCATTCCTGTTTGTTAATTCCCTAGCAACACATCCTAATAACAAAATACAAGTGTCTAACAGTAAATATTCTGAACTAACCATTCTTGCAAGCATTGATCTTACAGTCCTTGGACCATAAACTCGATGCTTTGATGGCTTCAGAGCCTTGGCATAAAAGGAACTGATGTCTGGTAAAGACAGGCAACCCCTGCTGGCTCTACCAAGGCTACGATCTGGATCCACATTACTCTGATTGTGCCAAAAAATCAACTGCCCTAAACAATAATTTTCACCATATATTTTCCGATACTCCTGAAATCCTGCTCCCAACTTGTTAGCGTACTTGGGACctaagtcaagtggactaatatAGACAGGTGGTGAAGTAATGGTTTCATAAGCCTGCAAGACAAGGAATAAACTTTAgattgcaaaaataaaatttaaattagaactGAAGCTCTACCACAATGTGAAGCTTATTGGCTTTCACAGCATGAAAAGCATACCCGTATTCTAAAGAAGTACTTGGTATATGCGTAAATATGGATTAAGTCAGCAGCAGCATCATGCCGACATTTGTATGTACAAAGAAGATCTCGGACCTCATCCCTCAACCTTCAAAAAGGGAAGAACAACATACTGTCAAGGTTATGAGATCTGTCAGGTAAAATACACAGAAAGACTTAGTATAACCCACTTACCATAATAGAGATTTCTGCACCTCCTTTTGAATATCTCCAGAACTTGAAGGATTGTGAGCATCAATTTTAGACCTCAGTTCATTCAAGGCATCTTCTTCCACGTGAGGAGCAATACACTGAAGAAGCTCCTCAACAAAAGAACCCTCTCCTTTCCAGAGAAAGGAAACAGCTGCTTCAGGACTGATCTTCTCAAGAGGAGGTGGTGCTTTTCGGGGATCACCAAAAATACATCGCATAACATATCTTACCTATAATATCCGATCAAAATTATCATTATTCAAAACTCGAAAACAAAATTAGCTGGAAAA is a window from the Arachis duranensis cultivar V14167 unplaced genomic scaffold, aradu.V14167.gnm2.J7QH unplaced_Scaffold_232525, whole genome shotgun sequence genome containing:
- the LOC107461929 gene encoding transcription factor bHLH117, yielding MFSGMSLQSLLNLNPSLLSFLTDHPPQPQLPNHLTLHPTLEPFNFIPKRPRLTYSSCSSSSSSPPSSLRAKPLPQKSNFARQRRQKLSEKTRCLQKLMPWDKKMDQATLFEQAYSYVKFLQVQVSVLQSMPYHAPPSPSFNNGGGCVFGFGDLERLSRNQLLQVLVNSPVAQTVMSSKGLCVFSVEQLGLLTKLSERRLLLQNMNANMNMVSDSKPFFN